From one Idiomarina sp. X4 genomic stretch:
- a CDS encoding DUF2982 domain-containing protein, producing MQFTVSPQARRNAISFCGIALFILALLVFLHLIREDIPVGVSVVLGAASGIFMLLGIGKLIEPPISLVITPEGIQYLHRRGEWHIRWENIIRFDVPRVNRVLELEDAPFLGFRLHNVEEVLDEISPRLASTLLFEQRQLLTMALRHQAPDREDYTPYFDIPDSYISPNGKVYKGLIGVFGKRMEQMRELLGYDLYVSANALDRDIYEFKAHLQRLQASR from the coding sequence ATGCAATTTACGGTAAGCCCACAAGCAAGACGTAACGCGATCAGTTTTTGCGGAATTGCGCTATTTATACTCGCGCTACTGGTGTTTTTGCATTTGATTCGGGAGGATATTCCCGTTGGCGTTTCCGTGGTACTCGGCGCTGCCTCCGGTATCTTTATGCTGCTTGGGATTGGTAAGCTTATAGAGCCCCCAATCTCATTGGTGATTACCCCAGAAGGTATTCAGTACCTGCATCGCCGCGGAGAGTGGCACATTCGCTGGGAAAACATCATTCGCTTTGATGTCCCCAGAGTTAATCGTGTGCTTGAATTGGAAGACGCCCCATTTTTAGGTTTCAGACTGCATAACGTAGAAGAAGTGTTAGACGAAATATCGCCTCGACTAGCATCCACATTACTGTTTGAACAGCGCCAGCTACTGACTATGGCGCTAAGACATCAAGCGCCAGATAGAGAAGACTATACGCCCTATTTTGACATACCGGACAGCTACATATCACCTAATGGCAAAGTGTATAAAGGCTTGATTGGCGTTTTTGGCAAGCGAATGGAGCAAATGCGGGAGCTGTTGGGTTACGATCTTTATGTAAGTGCTAATGCTTTAGACCGTGACATTTATGAATTTAAGGCCCACCTTCAGCGTTTACAGGCGAGCCGTTAA
- the mutH gene encoding DNA mismatch repair endonuclease MutH produces the protein MTDKPSRPASVDELFQRAAALAGKRFSELAEQVGLTAPENLRRDKGWVGQLLELHLGATAGSKPTQDFPELGVELKTLPVTPEGEPLETTFVCSAPLTNIEGVQWATSNVRNKLQHVLWLPIDGRRDVPVPERVVGSAFLWAPNTEEEGLLREDWEEHMDRIALGQVESITARQGEVMQIRPKAADGSVLTDAIGPDGTMIKVRPRGFYLKKDFTRQILRRVFA, from the coding sequence ATGACAGACAAGCCTTCTCGCCCCGCCTCCGTTGACGAATTGTTCCAGCGCGCCGCTGCACTGGCAGGAAAACGCTTTTCAGAACTTGCCGAGCAAGTGGGGCTAACCGCTCCAGAAAACTTGCGCCGCGACAAAGGTTGGGTTGGTCAGCTGCTGGAGCTGCACCTTGGTGCTACCGCCGGCTCTAAACCGACCCAGGACTTTCCAGAATTAGGAGTTGAGCTAAAAACACTGCCGGTAACGCCCGAAGGCGAGCCGTTAGAAACCACGTTTGTCTGCAGCGCCCCGCTAACGAACATTGAAGGGGTGCAATGGGCTACTTCAAACGTACGAAATAAACTTCAGCATGTGCTTTGGCTGCCGATTGATGGGCGTCGTGACGTACCGGTTCCCGAGCGAGTCGTGGGCAGCGCCTTTCTGTGGGCGCCGAACACGGAAGAAGAGGGCTTACTTCGTGAAGATTGGGAGGAGCACATGGATCGCATTGCCTTAGGTCAAGTGGAGAGTATTACCGCGCGCCAGGGCGAAGTCATGCAAATACGACCGAAAGCGGCCGATGGGTCTGTTCTGACCGACGCTATTGGCCCCGACGGCACAATGATAAAAGTTCGTCCCCGTGGTTTTTATCTGAAAAAGGACTTTACCCGCCAAATTCTCCGGCGTGTTTTTGCCTGA
- a CDS encoding EAL domain-containing protein, with the protein MSACPGCDCRTPLNFGIKMAFQPIVDASQKNVFAYEALVRGENGEGAGEVLGRVTEDTKYTFDQSCRVKAIETASRIELPTKLSINFMPNAIYEPETCLAKTLSTARKTGFDKHNIIFEVTEQEKVVSQDFLVDVFKAYRKEGFLTAIDDFGSGYSGLNLLSDFQPDIIKIDMKLIRDIDANRVNQVLVRGILDIAEQLGIRVIAEGIETERELKYLQDAGVSLMQGYFFQKPMLEAIQPVVFR; encoded by the coding sequence ATGTCTGCATGTCCAGGATGCGATTGCCGAACGCCGCTCAACTTCGGTATAAAAATGGCTTTTCAACCGATTGTTGACGCCAGCCAGAAAAATGTATTTGCCTACGAAGCGTTAGTTCGCGGAGAAAATGGCGAGGGAGCCGGAGAAGTATTAGGTCGGGTCACGGAAGATACCAAATATACTTTCGATCAAAGTTGTCGGGTTAAGGCGATTGAAACAGCGTCAAGAATTGAGCTGCCCACCAAGCTCAGCATTAACTTTATGCCAAACGCGATTTATGAACCGGAGACTTGTTTGGCGAAAACGCTGTCAACGGCACGTAAAACTGGCTTCGATAAACACAACATCATCTTTGAAGTGACTGAGCAGGAAAAAGTGGTTAGTCAGGACTTTTTGGTGGATGTGTTTAAAGCCTACCGCAAAGAAGGTTTTTTAACGGCTATTGATGACTTCGGGTCTGGGTACTCCGGATTGAACTTATTGTCAGATTTTCAGCCTGATATTATTAAAATTGATATGAAGCTGATTCGCGACATTGATGCCAATAGAGTGAATCAGGTATTGGTGCGAGGTATTTTAGATATTGCCGAGCAGCTTGGCATTCGGGTTATCGCTGAAGGCATAGAAACCGAAAGAGAATTAAAGTATCTGCAGGACGCCGGTGTATCGCTTATGCAAGGCTACTTCTTTCAGAAACCCATGCTAGAAGCCATACAGCCGGTCGTATTTCGGTAA
- a CDS encoding ATP-dependent zinc protease family protein encodes MTTIGWREWGHLPELGISNIHMKVDTGAKTSCLHAFQLEPFMKKGEEWLRIFVHPKQDSQEEHVCEAKVHDKRDVTDSGGHTETRYVIKTRLVLGSFDQKVELTLTNRDTMKFRMLLGRQAMRGHFLVNPDASHLLGDVK; translated from the coding sequence ATGACAACAATTGGTTGGAGAGAGTGGGGTCACCTCCCCGAGCTAGGCATTAGTAACATTCACATGAAAGTCGATACGGGAGCTAAAACTTCCTGTTTGCATGCTTTTCAGCTTGAACCCTTTATGAAAAAAGGTGAAGAATGGCTGCGTATATTTGTTCACCCTAAGCAGGACTCGCAGGAAGAGCACGTCTGTGAAGCTAAAGTTCACGATAAACGAGACGTTACTGATTCTGGTGGGCACACTGAAACCCGTTATGTCATAAAGACTCGTCTCGTGCTAGGTTCATTTGACCAGAAGGTCGAACTAACCTTAACTAACAGAGACACGATGAAATTCAGAATGTTGTTAGGACGTCAGGCCATGCGTGGGCATTTCCTGGTCAACCCTGATGCCTCTCACTTACTTGGAGATGTAAAATGA